GAAATACCCTGCCGCTTCTTCAAGTCTTCCCTGGTTTCTGCACAGGGAACCCAGGTTGTTGAGTGCTTGAGAAAAACCTGGCTCCAGGGTAAGCGCCTGCCGGTAAAGCGTTTCGGCGTCGGCAGTTTTTCCCTGGTTGCAGAGTAAATTGGCCAGGTGGAAGAATCCCTGGGCATGGGGGGTATGGGCAACGATCTGGCGGAAGCATGTTTCAGCCCTGGTGGTATCACCCCTATGGGCGAGGATGACACCCAGGCTTAACAGGGCATCCAGGTGCTCCGGCGATTCGGCCAGGACCTGTTCCAGTAGCTCCTCTGCTTCAGCAATCATCCCCTTGTTTATGAGGATCCGGATATACTTGTAAGTCGTCTCTGCAGTAGTCATTTGCCCGACCTTTGAACCCAAAACTGATACATGCCGCCGAAAGTGTCCGGGTTCTCCTGTTCGAAAAGATGCCACAGGTGCAGTGAATTATGGGTGCTGTCATCGGGAAATCGGTTGCTGTAGCGTAACAGCGTCTGGGCGTCCAGTTGAAAACCAAGGAAAGCCAGGTCGAAATCCTTGATAATTGCAGCAATCTGCAGCAGATCAAAGGTATGTTCCTGGACATGGAAAATCAGATCACGGCAAGCGCTGGTGCTGTAAAAATCCCTGCTCGCCATTACCTTGCGGATCAGCTGGTCATCGGTAAACGACGCTATCTCCCTGCGGCAGCGGCGGATATCGTCTGGAGCAGGGTGATAATTCCGCCCGGCTATGAAATTCCGTGCTGCAGCAATATGTCTTCGGGCGATGGTGCTGTAAAGGGCCACACCCATCAATCCCCCCGGCTTCAATCGGCGCAACAGCTTTCGCCATCCTTCTTCAGGGGAGGCCATATGGTGGAGAACACCGCTGCATTCAATAATGTCAAAATCCTGCTCCGTGTGGTCAAGGTTCAGGATGTCCCCTTGGACGAAGGTGATGTTGGCACACCCGAATTCCTCCGCCTTGCGCATGGCATAGGCAAGACTGGCCTTGCTCAGATCCATGGCCGTTACCCTGGCCCCTTCAAATCGGGCAGCAGTCGTGATGGCGTGACGCCCAGTACCACAACCGGCGATAAGAATCGCCGGTTGTTGATTATTCAGGATTTGGGGAATTACCAGATGGGGGAAAAGTTTCGAGAATACCTTGTCCATGGGAAGGGGCACAGGCAGCGCCATACTGAACCAGCGTGGATAAGGATTTTCTTCATACTGGTCCTGTACCTGCTGCGAGAGAGCATCTATGGGCGAGATAGCAGGGATCATGCACTTCATTCGCTGCTCTGCCAGCGGCTCGACCACTTGGTGCAAGAACACTTTTTGCAGCATCTCATGATGATCTTCTGCGTCGACAAGGCTGGTAAGCAACTCGCATTCAGGCAGCCGGTGCAATGGCTGATAGCAGGCCAGGAGCACCAGCCGTAACAGGGGGATCTTGCTCCCGGAGCCAATGCAGTCACAAATAAAGACCTGTAACTGCCGCACAGCCGTCTGCTCCTCCCCGGTGACATAAAAGACGTATTCGTTGCTGAAACAGAGCTGTGCCAGGCTGCAAAGGAACGGGATGGACCCGGCTAAGTCTGCTGGATAACAAGTATCGGTTGGATGGGATAAAAGCAGGTTTTTTCGCAGCACGGTGAGGAGTTGTTCCAACTCCCAGTTGCAGAGAAGGGATGACTCCATCACCCGCAGGAAGAGGTCGTCGTCGAGCAGCGACCAGAGCTTTCCCTCAAACATTAGCGTCAAGAGCTGCTGGTTATCGGCTGCCGCCGATAGCAGCGTTGAAACCTCTGGTCTGGCAAGGATAAGATGGGTGGCAATGTCTGCCAGGGACTCATTGGGTGACTGCTCGTATGCTGTGAGCAGGTCTTTTTCCAGGGCGGCCAGCTGCTTGCCGGAAAGGGAACTCTGGCAGTGGGCCAAAAGGCTCTGCCAGAGTCGGACATTTCCCGGACCATAGTGCACTGCGGTGCAAAAGGCTCCAATGGCCTTCTGCTGCTCCCCCCTGGCCAGATATATTTCTCCCAGCGTCTGGTGCAAATCGACAAGATCGGGCGTCAGTTCCAAGGCTTGTATCACAGTGTTCTCAGCCCCCGCTAGATCTTTAACCGTCAGGAGATGCCTTGCCTGTTCCGCCAGGGCAGATACCAGATTGTTCCGAAATTCAGGACGACCGGGAGAGAGTTTTGCGGCGCATTCATAATGTGCTATGGCTTCTTCCCTGCGTCCAAGGCATTGCAGGATCAAGCCGAGCTTGTCATGTGCCGCTGCAAATCCGGGGGCAATATCCAACGCTGCTGCCAGGCTTTTCGCAGCTTCGTCAAGCAGGGCTTTCTCCATCAACATGGTGGCAAGACTGAACCGGACTAAGGCCGTAGCCGGCAGATTATCGGTTTCTTCAGAGGCAGTATTCAAGCCTGTTTCTTGCAAATGAATCCCCAGTATTCATCCGGTCCAAGACCGGTGGTAAAATTGAAATTCACCTGTTCCAGGGGCTGCAGCCCATTGCGGCCGAGCAGAGAAACCCACATGCCGCGGTTGAGGACGCTGTAGTGATTCTGGTTGTTCTCGTGGTGGCAGGCCGTTTCAGGCGCAGGCACCTCAAGGTAAAGAAGGCCGCCGGCTTTCAGCACCCGGGCAAATTCGGCCAGGGTGAAATGGGGGAAAATGCTGTGCTCGATCACATGCCGGGCCCAGATGAGGTCGAAAGTTTCCGGCAGATAGTCCAAAAACGACTGCTCCATTTTGGTTACCTGATGGCCCTTTTTCCTGCACGCCTCGATATCTTCATCATTAAGGGTGATGCCCAAGGGAGCGAAACCTTTTTCGCGGAAAATGTCCAGTGCCGGTCCCTGGCCGCACCCCACATCGAGGATGGCCGCCCCCTGCTGAAGCGGGTATTTCGCCAATAGATTGTTCAGCTGCTGGTTGGTTATTTCGGTATGGAGCTGCGTCGGCAGTTCCGGGTAGGTATCATTTTCCAGTTTTTTCAGAAAATCGTGCAGTCGGGCAAAGCCCGCGAATGACAATTCCATTTATGCCGCCCTCTGTGTGCATTCTGTTAATAAATGGGTGATTTCCGCTGTGACCGCGCCATTGTCGATGGCTGCCTCCAGCAGCCGGCGACTCCAGTCGAATCTCCCCTGGGTATAAAGCACCTTGGCGTGCTGAAAGAGGAAATCGCCGCAGTCGTAGTTCATCTCCCTGACCTGCTGCAATCGCTGCCTTCCTTTGTCCTGTTCTCCCAAACAGAAATGGATGGAGGCAAGGAGTGCGATAGCCGGAGGATAATCCGGGTGGTTGACCAGCAGGTTTTCCAGGAGAGTGGCGACGGAGACGATCTCGCCTGAATAGAGCTCGCAACAGCCGTAGTTGAACACCGCTTCTTTCGCGTGGGGATCGAGCGCTACCGCCCTTTTCGATGAGCAGAGCGCCTCGCCATACCTGCCTTGGCAAAGGTAGGCATGTCCCATGTTGAAGTGGGCATTGGCGGAGTCAGGTTCCTGTTCCACCACCTGTCCCCAGAGTTCCAGGGCTTCGTCATGTTTGCCAAGTTCTGCAGCCTGAATGGCAAGTTCCGTCAGCGCCTGCACATCTCTGGGATGCTCGGCAAGTTTCTTCTTGCCCAGTTGATAATAAAACTCCCATTTGCCCCGCAGTTTCTCCTTGTCCAGCTTGCCGTAATGATGAATTGACAGATCTGCTTCTTTAACAGGCAGGCCGGCCCTTTCCAATGACGGTTCCACCAGCTCATGGACGGCGTTTTCGAACCTGATGCGGCTGTCGTTCGGGAAGATGCGGACAATGAAATTGGGTTGGAAACCGATACCCGCTTCTTCTTCGGGATATCTTCCGTCGTGGGAAAGAAATCCTTTGCTACCGGCCAGACAAGTATAGTTCTTCTGGCACACCGTATATCCGGCCGGCGTGCCAGAGGCCAGGTGCCGCAGCAACCCATGGTCCCGGCAGGAAATGACCTCGTCGGCGTCCATAACCAGAACCCATGTGCCTGACGCCTTGGCAAGGGACTCGTTCCTGGCCAGGGCAAAGCTTCCCGGCCAGGGAAGATCGAAGACAGAGGCGCCGAAGGCCCGGGCAATGTCTTTGGTCCGGTCGGTGGAGCCGGTGTCGACAACGATCATTTCTGAAACGGCAGGTTTGACGCTGGCCAGTGCCCGGGCCAGGTGCGGCGCTTCGTCTTTGGCGATCATGCACAGGGAAATACTGCCCGGCGCGCCTGCCTGAGGCCGTTCCTTCTGCCCATCCAGCGTTTTCCTCACGTGCAGTGCTGCGTCGATAATGCCGTCGTCGGCGCCGAAGCCGACCATGGCCTGTTCGATCTCGGCCATGGCCTCTTCATATTTCTGCTGGTTCAAGAGCAGGTCGATCAATTTGAAGGTGATCAATCTGCTGTGGGGGAAGATTGCCCGTGCTTCACGGAAGACTGCTTCCCCGCGGCTGAACTGCTCGCTGGCGGAGATGGCGGAGTGGTAACGTTCCATGGCATCGCTTACCGTCGGGTTGAGCATGAAGCCCTTTTCCAGCAGCTCCAGTGCTTCGCCGTGTGCCTGGGCCGACCAGCGCAGCACACCAAGGTTGGTGCAGGCCTCGCCGAAACCGGGATCGGCTGCCATGGCACTTGTGAACAGCTCCTCAGCCCTTGACCGGTCTCCGGCACGGAAGGCAAGCACTCCCTTCAGGTTGAGGGCCTGGGCAAAGGAACTCTCCAAGGCCAGGGCATTATCGGCGCAGCCCTCGGCTTCAGCAAGTTGCTCCAGCCCTTCTCGACAGACTCCTTCCATGACCAGGCTTTCCGCATCCCCGCCATGGCCGGGCATCTCCCTGATGATAGCCAGGGCATCGGAGAACCGTTTTGCCTCAATGAGGAAAGAGGCCAGCAGCCGGTAGGGACGGCGGTCGGCAGGGGCGAATTTTATTCCTTCTTCGATGAGTACTTTTACCGCCTGGTCCAGGTCACCCTTGTGAAAGCTCTCCTCACCCTTGATCAGCGCGTTATGACTGGCGAGGCGGAAGGCTTCGCCCTTGTCCATTTTGGTCATGTCCCATTTGCGGTCGAATACCTTGCGGTTAACGGCCATGGCTGCATTGAAGTCGATCCTGTTCCCCTCGAAAGTCCGGCTGCCGTGGTGATGGATGAAGACGTCGCCGGCGATGACCGACTGCAGCCCGGCCAGGGAGGCGCGCAGGCAGAAATCGTCGTCCTCGAAGTTGCCCAGGGCAAAGGCTTCATCCAGCATCCCCACCTGGTCCGCCAGGCTGCGGCGGAAGAGCATGCAGAAACCGACCACCAGCTTGACCGGGATGCGCCGGTGACGATGGGCGGAGCGGAAACCGGCGGCGAAGGCTTGCATTTCGTCCATGTTTGCATAGGGGACCGACAGCAGTTGCTGGGGACCGGCTATGTTGTTGGTCATGGGAGCGACGATGCCGTCGGCGGAGGCTTCGAGACATTCCCGCATCCCGGTAAGCCATCCCTCCGTCACCACCACGTCGTTGTTGAGTAAAAGCAGGTATTCACCCTTGGCGGCAGCCATGCCCTGGTTGCACCCCTTGGCGAAGCCCAGGTTCTTCTTGTTCTCGATAAGCCTGTAGTTTTTGTGGCTTTTCATTTCCTGGCGAAGCCATTTGACCGTGCCATCCTTGGAACCATTGTCGACGAAGATTATCTCGTGTTTTTCCGGCGTATGTTTCTGGATGCTTGACAGGCACTCACGGGTGTATTCCAGCTGATTCAAGGTGAGGATGATGATGGAGGTTAAGTGATCCTCCTTGGCGGCCACCTTTGCCTGTGCCGTTTTTTTCTCTTTCGCCGGCGGGAAGGATACCGGTTTCGCCTGCCGGGCCTGTTGAGGCACGGCCCGCAGCAGGTACTGGAAATGCCTTCCTTCATCGGCCAGGGTGGAAACATCCAGCCCCGCCTCGGCAAGGGCTTTGGGGATCTGGGGGGGGACCTGCACATCGTTGAGCACCGTTGCGCTCATGGTGGTAGGCGTAAAGCCTGCATTGCCGAAGAGTTCCATCACCCCCTGACGGGTAAAGAAGCGGAGATGGGTGCGGTCGAGGATGCCTTCATCGGCATAGTCCCATTTCCCTTCCAGGAGCCCCCTCACCACCGACCAGTGGCGGACGTTGGGGATACTGGCGACGATCTCACCCCCTGCTGCCAGTTTGCCTTTGGCGGCGACGAGAACGGCGGTGGGATCAACGAGGTGTTCCAACACATCGGCGAAAATGATGGTATCGAAATACCCATCGG
This region of Geotalea daltonii FRC-32 genomic DNA includes:
- a CDS encoding class I SAM-dependent methyltransferase, which translates into the protein MELSFAGFARLHDFLKKLENDTYPELPTQLHTEITNQQLNNLLAKYPLQQGAAILDVGCGQGPALDIFREKGFAPLGITLNDEDIEACRKKGHQVTKMEQSFLDYLPETFDLIWARHVIEHSIFPHFTLAEFARVLKAGGLLYLEVPAPETACHHENNQNHYSVLNRGMWVSLLGRNGLQPLEQVNFNFTTGLGPDEYWGFICKKQA
- a CDS encoding class I SAM-dependent methyltransferase; this translates as MNTASEETDNLPATALVRFSLATMLMEKALLDEAAKSLAAALDIAPGFAAAHDKLGLILQCLGRREEAIAHYECAAKLSPGRPEFRNNLVSALAEQARHLLTVKDLAGAENTVIQALELTPDLVDLHQTLGEIYLARGEQQKAIGAFCTAVHYGPGNVRLWQSLLAHCQSSLSGKQLAALEKDLLTAYEQSPNESLADIATHLILARPEVSTLLSAAADNQQLLTLMFEGKLWSLLDDDLFLRVMESSLLCNWELEQLLTVLRKNLLLSHPTDTCYPADLAGSIPFLCSLAQLCFSNEYVFYVTGEEQTAVRQLQVFICDCIGSGSKIPLLRLVLLACYQPLHRLPECELLTSLVDAEDHHEMLQKVFLHQVVEPLAEQRMKCMIPAISPIDALSQQVQDQYEENPYPRWFSMALPVPLPMDKVFSKLFPHLVIPQILNNQQPAILIAGCGTGRHAITTAARFEGARVTAMDLSKASLAYAMRKAEEFGCANITFVQGDILNLDHTEQDFDIIECSGVLHHMASPEEGWRKLLRRLKPGGLMGVALYSTIARRHIAAARNFIAGRNYHPAPDDIRRCRREIASFTDDQLIRKVMASRDFYSTSACRDLIFHVQEHTFDLLQIAAIIKDFDLAFLGFQLDAQTLLRYSNRFPDDSTHNSLHLWHLFEQENPDTFGGMYQFWVQRSGK